In Paenibacillus protaetiae, the genomic stretch AACCGGTGTAGCCTTACTTTATACGAAAGCGGTTTCACGATTGAAGGCGACGATTTTACGATAATGTTTGTTTTTTTAACAACCCGTTTCGGAGCTGGTCCGGCTGGTGAAAAATTTATAGCAAATGCTTGAAATCCCTTAAAAAACTCGCATCGACAAAGGGCGAGATGTCCTTAACAATGAAGGTATTACGCTCAGCCAGATCAGCTCTGCTCAAAATCGAACCGGAAGAGGTGTTTGTATGAAATTCGATAATCCTGAAGATATTGTCCAGCTTACGCCGTTATGGAAAGGAGAACGTTTCCCGAACGGGCGGCCGAAAGTGCCGGAAGACGTACTGCGCAGAATCCGCAAAATAACGCTGGAGGAAGCTTGGGGGCCGTTATGGAACAGAGGTTACAAGTCCCAATTTGAAGGCGATTTCAAAATCATTCATCCGGACCAAGTGATGGTCGGCCGGGCGGTAACTGCAGTCATGGTGCCGAAGCGTCCGGATCTGGACGAAACGCTGCTTCATTACGGGCATGAGCAGGAGAACCGGAAAGGCTACTACAATCAATGGGTCATTGATTCGCTTGTGGAAGATGATGTGGTCGTGGTGGATATGTTCGATAAAGTGCATCTGGGCACTTATGTCGGCGGCAACCTGTCAACGGCCATCTCCACCCGCACGAAGCGCGGCGGCGCTGTCATATGGGGCGGTATCCGCGACAATCAGCAGGTCGTGGAGATTGATAATATTAACGTCTATTACAGAGGCAGCGACCCTACCGCCATTGCCGATGTAACGATGGTCGGGATGAACGTGCCGGCACGGATCGGCAAAGCGGTCTGCCTTCCGGGCGACGTTGTGCTCGGAACGCCGGCCGGCGTCATTTTCATCCCGCCGCATCTGGCGGAATTAACCGTTACGCAAGCGGAAAAATCCCAGGTTCGCGACGTATTTGGTTTTGTCCGGCTGAAAGCCGGCGTCTATACAACTGCGCAAATCGACGCATCCTGGGGCACGTCGCTGTGGCAGGACTTTATCCAATGGTTCAAAAGCGACGAGGCGGCAGCCGGCTATCAGCACCTGAACTGGGATGGAGAGCTGCAGGAGGCTGCCAGACAAGAGAAGCAGGGACCGCAAAACGACGTCCGATTGTAGCATAACGCACAAGCGGCAGCCCGCATCCACATTCTTAAAGCTCCCGTTGGCATAATCAGTTCACGGCTTCGAATAGGTATACAGAAGCATATAAAGTTCTGAGCGAACGGGAGGTTTAGGAATGAACTATAACAATAGCGGCGTACCGCCCGGCGGGCAGCAGCCCCGGAATAAGACCCATCCAAAAGACGGGCTTACCCCGGCGCAATGGGCAGCTGCCGACTTGCCGGCGGAACTTCATTCGCAAACGGTTGGCGAACGCGGACCGGTACTGGAGCAAGACAATGTAGCTCATGAAACGCTGCAGATATCGAAGGCGCCATTGAACGGAGCGATCTGGCCAAGACGGATGATTTCTCACAAGCCGGCCAATATTATAATTCGCTTCCCCCTGTGCAGCAAGATCATCTGGTCGCGAATCTCGCAGCCGATCTGGCCGTCATATCTCTGGAAAACCTTAGTACGGTTCTGGGATATCTCTATCAAGCATCGCCGCAGCTTGGCGAACGGGTCGCCCGCCAAATCCAGCCGCAATCGGAAGGATGACGGCTTCATCTCGCTGAGTCCCCCTGTGAAAAAAGACTCCATCTTGGCCGTTTGCCTTACTCCGGCCAAGATGGAGTCTTTTATTTGGAGCTGCTCGCTTATTTGCATATCAGCTCCCGGTATTCGCTGGGCGATACGCCAACTTTGCGTTTAAAAATTTGGCTGAAATAACGGGAATCGTGATAACCAACCTTCTCGGCGACCTCATAGTTTTTGTAATGGGTGCTGCGCAGCATGTCTTTCGCCTTGTCGATGCGGATATCGGTCAAATGCTCGATAAACGTTTTGCCGGTATTAGTTTTGAACAGCAGGCTTAAATACGTCGGCGTCATATATACCTTTTCCGCTACGCTTTGGAGCGATGCGTATTGGCATTCCTGCTCCATATAATGCATGGTCTTTTTAATAATGCTGCGGTGGGTTTCTTTTTGATTCGGCGACGTCACTTCCCACAGCCCGCACAAAAACCGGCACACATAGTCTTGCATATCTTCAAGCGTATCATGCTTGACGATCTCCATAATTTCAAGCGGCGCATATGCCGGAACATGGCGTTCCTCCTCCAGCACACGGTTTTCGAGCGCAACCAGCGTCCGGATCGTCAGTTCATAGATGCAAGGAACATCAATCCGCTTGCCCTCCAGCACTTCTTCATAAAAAACGTTCACCGCTTCTTTAATGTCGGCTGGGGAGACCGCTGACCGGAACGCATCATAAAGCTCCTTTTCTTTGGCAGCAGGATACACCTCGATCTTCTCCATCCGTGTCTGCTCAGCGTAATAGAGGATGGAAGCTCCGCCGTTATAAAACTTGCCGCGCAGCGCTTCCAGCGCCTGGCCATACGACTGATGAACATCATACAGATGGCTGCACGGCTTGCCGACTCCGATATGAAAGGAACAGCCAAAGCGGCCGCTTAGCAATCCGCGTAGATGCTCCAGCACCTCTCTGGAATCCCAAGAGAACAACAGGCCTGCTCTGCCGTCTTCATCCAGAAAAGCAAAGCTGCCGTCCTGAATCTGCTTCTGCAGAAATTCTCTTGCCTGCTCCATGTACAACATCTTCTCATGATCGGAATTGGCGAGCTTTCTAGGCTCAAACAGCGCTACGGCCGGAAAAGTAAAATAAGGGTTTAACTGTAAATCGGTTAATACGTCTTTCAAATTCAGCTTAGGATCAATGGTATTGGCAAGCAAATCGCGCATAAACCGGTCTCTCATCCACAATCGAACGGCATCGTCATCCAACATGAAACAAGGCTTGCGCATAAGTCATTTCCCCTTTTGAAAGGTTGATGAACTAGTCCACATCAATCACTTTATAGGCATGCATATGTTCAATAAAAGCAGCCTCCGCCGCTTTCTCATCCCCCGCGCGCAGCGCAGCTACAAGCACTTGATGCCACTCCGCAAGCGAGTCCGTCGTATAATGCCGGTTCGAGATGGCCATAAAGCGCATCACTTTGGATTTCATATGATTCCATAACTCCAATATCGCCTGATTATCGCATTTTTGATAAAAAAATCCATGAAACTGCATATCCAGTTCCAAAATCAACAACGTATCTTTCCGCTTGTTCGCATCATCCATCTGTTCAATTATGTTTTCCAGCGCTGCATAGTCCCGCTCCGTCAGCAGCGGCATGGAGGTGCGTACAGCAAAACCTTCGATAATTTCCCGAAGCGCAAAAATATCCCGGATTTCCTTCGCCGTAATGTTGGATACGACAGAACCTTTGTTTGGAACGCCAACGATCAGCCCTTCCTGCTTCAGCCTTTCCAAAGCTTCCCGGACAGGAGCCTGGCTTGCATGAAACCGGCTTGCCAGCTCCAGCACAATTAAACGGGTACCCGGTCCAAGCTCGCCGGCAAGAATCTCCTGCTTTAAGGTCAAATAAATATGCTGATTGATGGAATGAATGATCGGAGCATTTTGCATGATTCTCACCTCTCCGGATATACCATACAAACACATTATCGATTATCGATAATGTGTAGCGAAAAATTAAAGTAACCGCTTACAAACATATGTTTCAATATGATCGGCTCCCGCTGTCTTAAGTGGATGCACGGCCCCGCTTCCATTATCGATAATCGATAACTTGCTTATATTATATGAAGGAAATTTAAAGACCGCAATCGGAGATTTTATCGAAAAATGTAGGTTTTTCTATGGATCATTAGCCTGCCGCATAAAAAAATCCGGTTAGCAGCTTCCCTTCCGCTCCAGGCGGGAAACAAGGGCGGCTGCATAACCGGATTGAAGCGATAAATCGCTGGCCTATGCCTCGAACGGCTTGTACCAAAACAATGCTTTATCAATATTCGGATTAAACGTATACTTCATCGCATCGACACCGCCCAGCTGCATCCCCATCCGGATATAAAAACGGCATGCGGCAAGATTGTCATCCTGCGCTTCCAGCGAGATGCCGCGCAGCCCTTTTTCCTTCGCCCAGCGCTCGCCGGCCTCGAACAAATACCTGCCGATTCCGGCCTTCCGGTATTCCTTCTTCACGGCAATATTTTCGATGTAAGCGAAGCGAGTCCAATCCCGCACGATCCGGAGCTGGCCCACGCAACGGTCACCGTCAAATGCAAACAAAATAGCTTTGTGGTCATTATCCATATAAGGCCCGCAGTCCAAACGGTCATCTGGAAACTTCGTCTCGCGCGGTTCAAACAGCTCTTCGCTGAAACTCCATTGTCCATCAACAAAGACGGGGACAAGCCTTCCGAATAAAGTGAACGGGTCGTTGGTTTCATTTAATAAATGTTCATTCCCCGGTTAATCGGGACGATTCGTATAGTGCTGGTCATGTTCGTCTCTCCTCCCATCTTTCCTCAAGTATGCTACCATGTTTGACGGCAAAACAAAAGGACAAACGCTTGATGCGCTTGTCCTTTTGTCTGCAGCGGGCAGTTCGTTGTCCCCGCTCGCGTTCATTAAGCCCAGTTGCTTTTATACTTTTCCCACCATGTTTCCGCTTCGATAATTTTCGGAACTTGCGTTACCGGGTCGAAATCCAGATAGCCGTGAATATAGTCATCTTCAGCAAACGCCTTAACATCCGGCTCCTGGGTAGCCAGCAGCAGCGCGTATAACGTTAAAGCCCGCTCGTAATCATCCGGCGTGCCCAGATTGGCAATCAGCGCAGGCACTGCCTGTTTGCCAAGCAGCCCCAAATCTTCCGCCGCTGTATACCATACGAAACCTTCACCGTACGTTCGGGTATACGAACGGTCTTTCAGCTTGCCGATCAGCGTCTCCACGCTTTGCGCCTCCGCAGCAGCCTCCTGCTTGTCCGCAAAAGCAGCCGGGCCAGCCGGAAGATGCGGCTGTACAAACCGGGCAATCGCGCCTGCCGGCGGCTGAACATGGTTTTCCGCGCTCCAGGCCGTATGGGTTCCGGCCAGCGTAATCGTTAACACCATAAAAGAAATTGCCATTTTATTCATAGAACCGCTCCCTATCTGGCGTTTGATGTGTTGGCAGCAGCAGCGCCAGCAGCCGCCTGCCTTCCCGTCATCCATCATTAATCATGCACATGATTAACGGCCAAAGTTAAGCCTGATTCCTCGTGATTGCTAAGCCTTATAAAACCATTTCGCTTCCTTGCCCCGTTTTCCTGCCTGCGGGATTTAGCTTTGATTAGCGGCATTAGTCATATTTTGTCTACTTGAAGCAACGTGATCTTTTTAACTGAGACCGCTTCTTGAAGGATCTCGTCGTTAATGACATTAAGCTTTAGAAGCCCCGCAATTTTGGCGTTGTCCGCTTTCGAAAGCAGGCGCCACAGGTCAGGATCGGGCAGCGCGTTATACAGCTTCGCATCATCGTAATCCTTCCGCTCCTGACGGACGATTTTGACCGCATAGGAACCAATCTCCAGCTCCGAGAGCGCTTGTTCTTCGCAGTATTGCACAATATGTCCGCGCAGGCCGCTAAGCTCCTGCTCCATCTCTTTCATTTTTTTCTTCAACTTATAATATTGGCGTACTTGCTCATGAATCATACCTACCACGCTCCTCTACGTTCGATTTGTATGCAAAAATAACGCAACAAATGATTGCCTGCAGGAATAAAGGGCATGATATAACTGCTTACCCGCCAATACCTGGCATTTGAAACAGCAAGGAGGCATCTGTAATGGGACGCAAAAAGCAGCAGACGGAAGCCGGCAAATATGCAGGCTACGCCGCACGTTCCAAGCAAGCCGAAAATCATTTGGCTGAGTCGACGGAACAGAACCGCAACCAGAAAGGCCATTTGCCAAACAGTCCTTCTACCGGCTGAAGCCGGGCATCACCAAGCAAAAAGGAGCATTCTTATGCCTCACAGGCATAAGAATGCTCCTTTTCTATTCTCCAGCGGCGGCGGCGATTACGCGTGAAGCGCCGCTTGGCGTTTGTACATATCTTCAAGCACGATGCAGGCCATCGCTTCAACGACAGGCACAACGCGCGGGCAAATGCTCGGGTCGTGGCGGCCATGCGTCTCGATCGTCTGCTCTTCGCCGAAAATGTTCATCGTCTGCTGTGCAACCGATATCGACGAAGTTGGTTTTACGGCAATGCGGAATACGATTTCCGCGCCATTGCTGATGCCGCCGATAATGCCTCCGGCGTTGTTCGTCACATAACCGTCTTTGGTCATTTGGTCGTTATGCTCGCTGCCAAGCATATTCGCCGCTTCGAATCCTTTGCCGAACTCGATGCCTTTAACGGCGCCGATGGACAACATCGCTTTCGCCAGCTCCGCGTCCAGCTTATCGAATACCGGTTCGCCCAGTCCCGGCTTGACGCCGCGGATGCGGCATTCGACGATGCCGCCGCAGCTGTCGCCGATCGAAGCCAAATGCTCGACTTTTTTAACCATCTTCTCGGCTGCAACCGGATCGCAGGCGCGTACCGGGTTTTTCTCGATAATGCTTTCGTCAAACGTTTCGCATTCGATGCCGCCAATCGCTTTCGTATAAGCGACAATGGAAACGCCTCTGCGTTCGAGCAGCTTGCGCGCGACGGCGCCTGCCGCTACGCGGCCAGCCGTCTCGCGCCCGGAAGCCCGGCCGCTGCCGCGATGATCGCGGATGCCGTATTTCTCCAGGTACGTAAAGTCCGCATGGCCCGGACGGAACGCGTTTTTAATGTCACTGTACGCTTCCGGCCTCATATCTTTGTTGTAAAGAACGATAAACAGCGGCGTTCCGGTCGTTTTCCCTTCGAACATGCCGGATAAAATATGGATTTCGTCATACTCTTTGCGCGGCGTTGTAACTGACGACTGGCCTGGCTTTCTCCGGTCCATCTGGACTTGAATATAAGCCTCGTCCAATTCGACTCCCGGCGTTACGCCATCAACAATAACGCCAACCGCCTCCCCGTGCGATTCTCCAAACGTCGTTATTTTAAATTGCTCTCCGTAGCTGCTTCCTGGCATCTCTGATTCCCTCCAAATTCGATTTGTACGTTCTCTCTTTATGATAGGTATAGTATAATGCATATCATGAAATAAATGAAATCATAAAATCATGGTTGTGATATAGAGAGGATTAATAACATGATCCATATGGAATGGTATCGCGCTTTCTGGTATACGGCCCGTTTCGGCAATTTATCCCGCGCAGCGCAAGAGCTTCATGTGACGCAGCCCTCAGTCAGCTATGCCATCAAGCAGCTGGAAGAGAACCTTGGCGTGAAGCTGTTCGACCGGCTGTCCAAAGGCGTGCAGCCTACTGCGGAGGGGCTGGCGCTGCTTGACTACGTAGAGAAGTCGTTCAACCTGCTGCAAGCCGGCGAACAGCATCTGAGAACGTTAAAAGAATTAACAAGCGGAGAACTGCGCATTGGCGCCAGCGGCCCCGTCATCAAGCAGCTGCTTCTCCCTTCCTTGGACCGATTTCACGCCGCCTGCCCGGATGTCCGTAT encodes the following:
- a CDS encoding RraA family protein; this translates as MKFDNPEDIVQLTPLWKGERFPNGRPKVPEDVLRRIRKITLEEAWGPLWNRGYKSQFEGDFKIIHPDQVMVGRAVTAVMVPKRPDLDETLLHYGHEQENRKGYYNQWVIDSLVEDDVVVVDMFDKVHLGTYVGGNLSTAISTRTKRGGAVIWGGIRDNQQVVEIDNINVYYRGSDPTAIADVTMVGMNVPARIGKAVCLPGDVVLGTPAGVIFIPPHLAELTVTQAEKSQVRDVFGFVRLKAGVYTTAQIDASWGTSLWQDFIQWFKSDEAAAGYQHLNWDGELQEAARQEKQGPQNDVRL
- a CDS encoding helix-turn-helix domain-containing protein, with the protein product MRKPCFMLDDDAVRLWMRDRFMRDLLANTIDPKLNLKDVLTDLQLNPYFTFPAVALFEPRKLANSDHEKMLYMEQAREFLQKQIQDGSFAFLDEDGRAGLLFSWDSREVLEHLRGLLSGRFGCSFHIGVGKPCSHLYDVHQSYGQALEALRGKFYNGGASILYYAEQTRMEKIEVYPAAKEKELYDAFRSAVSPADIKEAVNVFYEEVLEGKRIDVPCIYELTIRTLVALENRVLEEERHVPAYAPLEIMEIVKHDTLEDMQDYVCRFLCGLWEVTSPNQKETHRSIIKKTMHYMEQECQYASLQSVAEKVYMTPTYLSLLFKTNTGKTFIEHLTDIRIDKAKDMLRSTHYKNYEVAEKVGYHDSRYFSQIFKRKVGVSPSEYRELICK
- a CDS encoding GntR family transcriptional regulator, yielding MQNAPIIHSINQHIYLTLKQEILAGELGPGTRLIVLELASRFHASQAPVREALERLKQEGLIVGVPNKGSVVSNITAKEIRDIFALREIIEGFAVRTSMPLLTERDYAALENIIEQMDDANKRKDTLLILELDMQFHGFFYQKCDNQAILELWNHMKSKVMRFMAISNRHYTTDSLAEWHQVLVAALRAGDEKAAEAAFIEHMHAYKVIDVD
- a CDS encoding GNAT family N-acetyltransferase; this translates as MDCGPYMDNDHKAILFAFDGDRCVGQLRIVRDWTRFAYIENIAVKKEYRKAGIGRYLFEAGERWAKEKGLRGISLEAQDDNLAACRFYIRMGMQLGGVDAMKYTFNPNIDKALFWYKPFEA
- the aroC gene encoding chorismate synthase, translated to MPGSSYGEQFKITTFGESHGEAVGVIVDGVTPGVELDEAYIQVQMDRRKPGQSSVTTPRKEYDEIHILSGMFEGKTTGTPLFIVLYNKDMRPEAYSDIKNAFRPGHADFTYLEKYGIRDHRGSGRASGRETAGRVAAGAVARKLLERRGVSIVAYTKAIGGIECETFDESIIEKNPVRACDPVAAEKMVKKVEHLASIGDSCGGIVECRIRGVKPGLGEPVFDKLDAELAKAMLSIGAVKGIEFGKGFEAANMLGSEHNDQMTKDGYVTNNAGGIIGGISNGAEIVFRIAVKPTSSISVAQQTMNIFGEEQTIETHGRHDPSICPRVVPVVEAMACIVLEDMYKRQAALHA